The proteins below are encoded in one region of Coffea arabica cultivar ET-39 chromosome 4c, Coffea Arabica ET-39 HiFi, whole genome shotgun sequence:
- the LOC113739496 gene encoding protein SAR DEFICIENT 1, with product MAAKRLFDDSDNDHSDQSNPKRIKTTKPTFASVIKEVVTLNFLENFCSSLEPMLRRVVNEEVENGLRRNLRSLTKAPSLRIQAIDELPTLQLIFNKKLLLPIFTGSKITDTDSNHLQVVLVDTRGDGKVPAFLPYSLKIEIVVLDGDFPAGDSENWTNEEFDKHIVKERTGKRPLLAGELNAIMRDGLCSFGDIEFTDNSSWIRSRRFRLGAKVVQGTSAAGQVARVRPAMSESFVVKDHRGELYKKHYPPSLHDDVWRLEKIGKDGAFHKKLSAEGVNTVQDFLKLNVIDPQKLKKILGLGMSEKMWEVTLKHAWTCNLGTKLYISRGSNYIVILNPVCQVVKAVINGQHYVLRDLKMMNKGYVEKLGQDAYANWKSLEEIEGQVNETALLTMGEIGDQVPNHQQPKMGSSYQGGQALLLDGSTNQMASIANNNEQVTYNNDWGLNCSYLWTPGQNSGRYFPESSSEGDLH from the exons ATGGCTGCCAAACGGTTGTTTGATGATTCCGACAATGATCATTCCGACCAATCTAACCCCAAGCGCATCAAAACTACCAAACCAACTTTTGCTTC TGTGATTAAAGAGGTGGTTACACTTAATTTCTTGGAGAACTTCTGCTCATCTTTAGAGCCAATGCTCAGAAGAGTG GTGAATGAAGAGGTGGAAAACGGCCTAAGACGCAATCTTCGATCTCTAACAAAGGCTCCATCACTTCGAATCCAAGCCATTGATGAGCTACCGACCCTACAACTGATATTCAACAAAAAGCTTTTACTCCCAATATTCACTGGAAGCAAAATTACAGACACCGACAGCAACCATCTTCAAGTCGTCCTCGTTGACACTAGAGGTGATGGAAAGGTCCCAGCATTTCTTCCCTACTCCCTTAAGATTGAAATCGTGGTTCTGGATGGCGACTTCCCCGCTGGGGACAGTGAAAATTGGACTAACGAAGAATTCGACAAGCATATTGTGAAAGAAAGAACTGGGAAGAGGCCTTTGCTTGCTGGAGAATTGAATGCCATCATGAGGGATGGATTGTGCTCATTTGGTGATATTGAATTTACTGACAATTCGAGCTGGATTCGGAGTAGAAGATTCAGGCTTGGTGCAAAAGTGGTTCAAGGGACCAGTGCTGCCGGTCAAGTTGCCAGAGTTCGACCTGCCATGTCTGAATCCTTTGTTGTCAAAGATCACCGTGGTGAAT TGTACAAGAAACATTATCCACCATCACTACATGATGATGTATGGCGTCTGGAAAAGATTGGAAAAGATGGAGCTTTCCACAAGAAACTATCTGCAGAAGGTGTAAACACTGTGCAAGATTTCTTGAAGCTCAATGTCATTGACCCCCAAAAGCTTAAAAAG ATACTTGGACTTGGGATGTCGGAGAAGATGTGGGAGGTGACGTTGAAACATGCGTGGACTTGTAACTTGGGGACAAAGCTCTACATATCCCGGGGATCCAATTACATAGTCATCCTTAATCCAGTTTGTCAAGTTGTTAAGGCTGTCATCAATGGACAACATTATGTTCTTCGTGATTTAAAGATGATGAATAAG GGCTATGTCGAGAAGTTGGGCCAAGATGCTTATGCAAATTGGAAATCTTTGGAAGAAATCGAAGGTCAAGTTAACGAGACTGCATTATTAACCATGG GTGAAATTGGGGACCAAGTTCCAAATCATCAGCAGCCAAAAATGGGCAGTTCTTATCAGGGTGGACAAGCACTTTTACTTGATGGATCCACAAATCAGATGGCATCAATTGCAAACAATAATGAACAAGTGACCTATAATAATGACTGGGGTCTCAATTGCAGCTACCTGTGGACTCCCGGGCAGAACAGTGGCCGCTATTTCCCCGAGTCCTCCTCCGAGGGTGACTTGCATTAA
- the LOC113739400 gene encoding LEAF RUST 10 DISEASE-RESISTANCEUS RECEPTOR-LIKE PROTEIN KINASE-like 2.4 has product MSAASVRFLKSKMSTVQPFGSYNLQMMFPIISILMISTMIQSSYCAISNESSCDGLFYNCGNLQGIAHPFWGGNRPESCGIRDFQLQCVEEQQTLILFDDIQKFRLLNIDQPAGSMTLARTDICDNACPQGYTNISLPTDGFLKYKEQTVSNLIIYYGCSLDLTSLGWDSSSNQTQYNTTDNFHSCCYQQITNSIASRVCFADYYPHSQECSSLAVVPVLKEASDELWASKDLLSAAEALLQETINQGFDVEYRELVTACSGCEASGGNCGSNKDGQVNCHCQDQIHPTICPNSPNGNQSFGSPPSNHGNNDLLVKKPVVAGIVIAGIILVVGMCIVIWCCKIKKGQHGRAILLPFKRISKDFQNLDELMEQHGPLALRRYNYSDIKKMTSSFKDKLGEGGFGEVYKGNLSNGRDIAVKILRESKKDGEAFFNEVLSISKTSHVNIVTLLGFCLDRQKRALVYEYMPKGSLDKYIHGETVTKTENHLGWETLHRIAVGIARGLDYLHKGCNTRILHFDIKPHNILLDEDCYPKISDFGLAQLCTKKGGIVSNIRARGTPGYTAPEFGSRDSGGASEKSDVYSYGMMLMEMVGGRRNIEVDVSRISRIDYPSWVYQRVVLDEDLELQGIKTKEEDEMARKMLLVGLWCIQKDPSRRPEMSKVIEMLEGSLQALEKPPKPFDGGISSPVLQ; this is encoded by the exons atgagtgCTGCTTCAGTTCGTTTCCTAAAATCTAAGATGAGTACCGTTCAACCCTTTGGTTCTTACAATTTGCAAATGATGTTTCCAATTATCAGCATTCTCATGATCTCAACCATGATTCAATCCTCTTATTGTGCCATTAGCAATGAATCCTCCTGTGACGGATTGTTCTACAACTGTGGAAACCTACAGGGCATAGCTCATCCTTTCTGGGGAGGAAATCGACCTGAATCATGTGGGATCCGTGATTTTCAGCTGCAATGTGTAGAAGAACAGCAAACCCTGATTCTTTTTGATGATATACAAAAGTTCAGGCTCCTAAACATCGATCAGCCTGCTGGAAGTATGACTCTTGCACGCACCGACATCTGCGACAATGCATGTCCACAGGGATACACAAACATTTCTTTGCCAACAGACGGTTTTCTCAAGTACAAGGAGCAAACTGTTAGCAATCTCATAATTTACTACGGTTGCAGCTTGGATCTTACATCACTTGGCTGGGATAGCAGTTCGAATCAGACGCAGTACAACACAACTGACAACTTTCACAGTTGCTGCTATCAGCAGATCACGAACTCGATAGCAAGCAGAGTTTGTTTTGCTGATTATTATCCACATAGCCAAGAGTGTAGCTCTCTTGCTGTAGTTCCAGTTCTTAAGGAAGCTTCTGACGAACTCTGGGCCTCGAAAGACTTACTGTCAGCTGCAGAAGCTCTATTGCAAGAAACTATCAATCAAGGTTTTGATGTTGAGTACAGGGAATTAGTAACTGCTTGCTCAGGTTGTGAGGCTTCTGGAGGAAACTGTGGATCTAACAAAGATGGACAAGTTAATTGCCACTGTCAAGATCAAATTCACCCAACAATATGTCCAAATTCGCCTAACG GAAATCAGTCTTTTGGCTCCCCTCCTAGCAACCATGGAAACAATGATCTTCTAGTGAAGAAGCCAGTAGTAG CTGGAATAGTAATAGCAGGAATAATACTAGTAGTAGGTATGTGTATAGTTATCTGGTGCTGTAAAATCAAGAAAGGGCAACATGGCCGAGCCATTTTGTTACcgtttaaaagaatttcgaaaGATTTCCAAAATCTTGACGAATTGATGGAGCAACATGGACCTCTGGCCCTAAGAAGATACAATTATTCAGATATTAAAAAAATGACAAGCTCATTTAAGGATAAACTTGGAGAAGGAGGATTCGGCGAAGTCTACAAGGGAAATCTTTCCAATGGTCGGGATATTGCAGTAAAGATCCTACGAGAATCCAAAAAAGATGGAGAAGCGTTCTTCAATGAGGTCTTAAGCATTAGTAAGACTTCCCATGTCAACATCGTCACCCTTCTGGGATTTTGCCTGGACAGGCAAAAAAGAGCTCTTGTCTATGAATACATGCCAAAAGGGTCTCTAGACAAATATATCCATGGGGAAACTGTAACTAAGACTGAAAATCACCTGGGATGGGAAACGCTTCATCGGATTGCAGTTGGAATAGCTCGAGGACTAGACTACTTGCATAAGGGGTGCAACACTCGAATTTTGCATTTTGACATAAAACCTCATAACATTCTTCTGGATGAAGATTGCTATCCTAAGATATCTGACTTTGGGTTAGCACAGCTATGTACTAAAAAAGGAGGTATCGTATCAAACATAAGAGCTAGAGGAACTCCAGGTTATACTGCCCCAGAATTTGGCAGCAGGGACTCTGGGGGAGCTTCCGAGAAGTCTGATGTTTATAGCTACGGAATGATGCTTATGGAAATGGTTGGAGGAAGAAGGAACATTGAGGTGGATGTAAGTCGTATAAGTCGAATCGATTATCCCTCTTGGGTTTACCAGCGCGTGGTGCTTGATGAAGACTTGGAACTACAGGGCATCAAGACTAAAGAAGAAGACGAAATGGCAAGGAAAATGTTGCTAGTAGGTTTGTGGTGTATACAAAAAGATCCGTCTAGAAGGCCAGAAATGAGCAAAGTGATCGAAATGCTCGAAGGTAGTTTGCAGGCCTTAGAGAAACCTCCAAAACCTTTTGATGGTGGTATTTCTTCTCCAGTTCTGCAATAG